TTCACTgtggtttctgtctcttcaaatgttgcttttgttttctcttcacgtgttgtttctgtctcttcacgtgttgtttctgtctcttcacggTGTTTTCgtctcttcacatgttgttctgtttttcacgtgttgtttctgtctcttcacgtgTGGTTTCTGTCTCTTACgtgtgtttcttgtttcttcacgtgtgtgtttctgtctcttcacgtgttgttctgtctcttttcacatgttgtttctgtttctcacgTGTTGTTTCTGTCCTCTTCACGTGTTGTTTCTGCCTTCAaggttgtttctgtctcttcacactgttgtttctgtctcttcacatgttgtttctgtttcttcacaTGTGGTTTCTGTCTCTtatacatgttgtttttgtctctcacgtgtttgtttctgtctcttcacgtgttgttttgtctcttcacgttgttgtttctgtctcttcacatgttgtttctgttcttcacgtgttgttttctgtctcttacgtgttgttttctgttctcttcacgtgttgtttctgtttcttcacgTGGTTGTCTCGGTTCTTCAcgtgttgttttctgttcttcacatttgctttctgttttcttcacggtgttttttctgtctcattccACGTGGGTTTCTGTCCTCAccgtgttgtttctgtctcttcaaatCTGTTGTGTTACTTATACacttatttgtttctttcttcacatgttgtttATGGTCTCTTACATGTTGTTTCttgtctcttcacatgttgttctttcctctcttcacatggtgttttgttttcttcaccaatgttggtttcatgttttccaatgttgttttttgtctcttcaacatgttttttttctgtttctctttcttcacatgttttttCGTCTCTTCACTTCCtcacatgttgttttgtctcttaatgttgtttctgtctcttcacgatgttgtttctgtctcttcacattgtttgttttcatgtgttaatCTGCTTCACGTGCTGTTATCTGTCTCttcaatgtttttctgtctctccaacggtgggtttgtttctgtctgtttcacatgtttcttcttcttcacatgtgtttctgtctcttcacatgttgtttctggTCTCCTCAcgtttgtgtttcatgtctctTCACGTGTATAGTTTCTGTGCCTTCAGGGTGTCTGTCTCTTCacgtttatgttttattgttatcaaaatgttgtttatgtttcttcatgttgtttatgtctcttccactgtgtttttgtctcttacgtgttgtttctgtcttcacatgttgttttatgCTCttacacatgttgtttttgtctctttcacatttttctgctctcttcactgttgtttttgtctctcacaTGTTTATTCACTTCccaatgttgtttttctctttcaatgtttctgtctcttcaccaATCGTGTTATGTTTCTTCAACATGTTGTTTCGTTCTATTAACATGTGGTTTTGTATATTCAagtgtgtttcatgtctctTAACGTGTTGTTGTCTTAGGTCTATTCAAGTGTTGTTTATGTctattaaatgttgttttctgtccGTCTTTacgtgtgtttatgtttcttcaatgttgttgtttctgttattaAAGGTTGTTATGTCTCTTcaagttttttgttgtttatgtctattaaagtgtctttgttttatgtattgtttCTGTACTCTCACCTGTTGTTTCTTGTctattcaatgttttttctgtttcttcacgtgttgtttctgtcttcttcacGTTGTTGTTTATGTCTCTTCACGTGTGTTGTTTCTCGTTTATTCACGTGTTGTTTCGTCTCTTCACCgtttgtttctgtcttattCACATGTGGTTTATGTTTCTTTAAGTGTTGCTTCTGTCTCTCACGTGTGTTCAGTTCTTCACGTGTTGTTTCTTTCGCTTCCACATGTTGTGCTGTTCTCTAACTGTTGTTTACTGTTTAttccattttgtttctgtctctgcacatgttgtttttgttcttaacTTGTTGTTATGTctataaatgttgttttgtctcttcacatgtttcGTCTCTTACACATGTTCGTTTGTTCTTCACAATGTTTTCGTCATAtctcaaatgttgtttttcgtACTCTTCACATGCTTTCGGTCCTctcacatttgttttctgttgcttcacatgttgttttgtctccttcaccgtgttttctgtctcttcacgtgtttgttgtttctgctcttcacgtgtgtttctgtttcttttcacgtgtggtttctgtctcttcacgtgGTTTGTTTCGTCTCTTcacctgttttctgtttcttcacgtgtttgtttctgtctcttcacgtgttgtttctgttcttcacatgttgttttttgtctcttcacatgttttgtctttcacaTGTTGTTGCTGTCTCTTAACGTGTTGTTTCTGTCATCTTCACATGTGTTGTGTTCTCTTCCcccatgtttctgtctctttcactatGTGTTTGCTCTCACATGTTGTTGTCTCTTACAATGTTTCTGTTATTAACAGTTGTTTTGtatcttcaaatgttttgttcttaaaGTGTTGTTCGTCTCGTCACATGTTCTGTCtctcacatgttgttttttggtcCTTCTTCACATGTTTCTGTACTCTTCACATGTGTTTTGTCCTTCACCATGTTGCTTCGTCTCTCTCCAGTGTGGTTTTCTGTCTCttaactgttgtttttgtctcttaaCGTCTTGTTTATGTATTCTTCACGTCTTGTTTCGTCCCTTCCAGTGTGGTTTTTGTATCTTCCGTGTTGTTTCGTTTCTCTTACATGTTTTGatcttcacatgttgtttttgttcttttaagtGGTTGTCTTGTATCTTCacgtgtgtttctgtctcattcACGTGTCTTGTTTTTTGCCTCCTTATCGTGTGTTTTGCTATtttagtgttgtttttgttcttaagtgttttgtttctgtatttcaatatgtttgtttctgtctcttcacgtgTGTTTTAGCTCTCTTCCAGTGTTGTTGCTCGTATCTTCTCACCTGTTGTTTCGGTTCTCTTAACTTGTTTTGTTCGGATCTTCacgtgtttgtttctgtccccTCCTTCGCCCGCCCTCAGTGTTGTTTTCGTCCTCTCCACGTGTTGTTCGTCTCTTCACATGGTTGTTTCTGGctcttcacatgttgtttctgtctctcttcaacCATGTTGCTTTATTGTCTattcaaatgtatgtttttgtatattAAAAGTTTCTCTTATCTTCACGTGTGTTAGtatattaaatgttgtttttgtctcttcaaatgttttctgtctatTCACATGTTGTCTTCGGTATCTTAAAATCGTTGTTTATGTCtcttaaaaatgtatgtttgttttcgttcatattaaaatgtttaggTCTCTTACATATTGTTGTTTATGGTATCTCTAAAGTGTTGTTTAGGTTTATCTTCACGTGTGTTTTTGCATAttaagtgttgttttttgtctcttcacgTGTGTTTCTGTCTACTTCAACTGTTTGTTTAGGTATATTAAAATTTTGTTAGGTCTATCTTCAAaattgtttctgtctcttcacatgtttgtttcttcacatTGTTGTTTCTGATATTcaatgttgtttctgtctcttcacatgttgttctgttctcttcacatgtgtttctgtctcttcactgttcgctttttgtcttcttcaattgtctgttttgtctcttctaaggtttgttgttgtctcttcACGTTATTTCTGTCCATTATGATACGCCTGCCATAAGTCACATGACAGGAAGCAGCACCTACATGTCTTCCTCATCATGCTAACTGTGTGCTGTTGGGTGTTCTAGGCGTGAGAACGGCAGCGGCGTGTGTCTGGACCTCCAGGTGATTGATAACGTCCCCGGAGCCAAAGTGGAGGAGGACACCGAGACACACCACGTCCTTGCAGAGAACCTGTACAAACCCCGGAGACGGGTAATACATGGGCACAAGCTGTAGCAGGTTCTAGTGGGTTTCTGTGGGCCTGGAGAAGGTTCCAGGCAGGGCCGGCTCTTGGCATAGGCGATATAGGCGTTCGCCTAGAGCGCCATCTGCTTGAGGGGCGCTGCCAGTCACCCTTGGCCTCgaggggaaaaacaaataataattgtAGAGGTTTGAAATGCTTCAGCTAGCGATGGCTTACTCTGTCGTCTTTTTCTAGCAGAAGTTACATTCCACAGGCAGTGTCTGCAGCTTGCAAAAATCCACTtcagaaactttttttgtaataaagaaaaaatataaattaacttCCACCGCTCTCTAACACTGACTGCAAGACACAGAGTCCCAGATGCACATGTGCGGTCTTAAAGGGGAAGTACGCCTTTTTATCAACCTGTACCAAGTcacttaaaaacatgaattctaATACTCTTCAATGTTTTTAACCATTACATGAACTTCTAAATGAAATTATGCATCATTAAactctgtatatttatatattgttaaaTTCTGTACCCTTTCCACAAATTTCAATCATGTTAACTGTATTTATCACCATGAACTGATCTTTGGCctctacaataataataataatacatgaatTAAAGTTCTCTTGTATTCTAACATATAGAACAGATGTGAAGCCTCAGAGCTGCTTTGATTATTAACAGGATGTAGTGATGACAGGAAGCTGCGAGCTCGCCATCATAACGATAAGACGCTCACtttaaacaatattaataacaataacaattaataataatgatgatgagaaCGTACTGAAGTTCTGTAGATGGCTGATTATTtgaaagagcaaagagagaagAACATGTTTCACTATCACAAATGgagaatatgaaaaatattcattttgctTCAATCCATAAtctgaccgtgtgtgtgtgcgtgtgtgtgcgtgcgcgtgtgcgcgtgtgtgtgtgtgtgtgcgttggtttgtgtgtgtggcgtgtgtgtgtgtggtgtggtgtgcgtgtggtgtgtgtgtgtgcgtgtgtgtgtgcgcatgtgtgtatgtgcgtgtgtgcgtgtatgtgtgtgtgtgtgtgtgtgtgtccagtatCAGTCTCATTACAGCCGTCACTTCATGCCTCTGGGGGAGAAGGAGCGTCAGGACCGGGAGGTGTTTCAGAGGAACATGAAGAGCCGGATGGAGACGTTCAAGTCCACCCGACACAAACGGCACAAGAAGGAGAGGAGCCTGAAGAAGGTGAGAcgccttcatcatcatcagtctctGTGCTCCGGTCCACGGGTCGTCTCCTGGTTTTGgaaatgtctttgtgtctccACTCGTTTATCTGTAACGAGCAGATCCGTGTTTCTCTGATTGGATGATGGCTGCTTCCTGTTATGACCAAACCGACTGTTTATTTGTCGTCTCTCAAACAGCGCCGAGGATCGGACGCcaaggaggacggaggagacaAACCCAGGCGCAACGTCAGCTGGCAGGACAAAAgtaaggagggaggagaggagggaaggaggagaggagggaaggaaggaggagaaggagaggaggagagggggagaggaaggagggaggagaggagggaggagaaggagaggaggagaggaaggagaggagggaaggagggaggagaggagggaggagaggagggaaggagaggaggagaggaaggagaggagaggagggagggactTCATTTTTACTCCAATCAGATTTGTTCACCTTGAAAATGAGTgatctgattggacgagagtTGTCATGAGTGCTGATACAGAGAACAGAGACTTTAACTCCATGAATCACTGCAGCTGTTCTAATATTGTTGTTAACGTTATGTTAATGTTacgttaacgttacattaacgttagaTGTTACATGTGTGCAGACCCCGTGGTCGTCCCCGTGGAGtcggaggaggacagaggagaacaTTCAGACGCTGAGAAGGAGGAAGACGTCGGGATCACCTTCGTCGCTCGAAAGGCCGAGACGCCGAAACAACGGCCAAAGTCAGGTGAGATCACAcaatctgtgacatcatcatgacgTAACAGCTATGGGCGGAGCCAGCTCAGAAACACTACTGCACATACTCAGAGGGCAGAAAgacagtgtgtctctgtctcactgtctgtcttcagtcccAGCAGGCTGTCCCAGTCCATCAGCTGACCCCCCGTCCCCCCCCAGTGAAGACAGCCACCTCCCGTGGAAAGGCGGCGTTGGCTCTCCTCCGCCCTGCGTGTCGGTGGAGGCCACAAAGATCATCCCCGTGGACCTCCAGCAGGCCTGGAACCAGAGCATCTCCTCCCTGGAGAGCATTTCCTCGCCTCCCGCCCCCGCCGAGCCGGTCCACCCCCGCGTGAGCGCCCTCTCCAGGCTGGGAGGACCCCGCCCGGCCTCCTACACCCCGCCAGGCAGCATGGCGAGCAGCACCTCCTCTATCGGCGCTCAGGCATCGCAGTGCTCCTTCCATTACCccgagaagaagaaagaggaagaggaggaagaggaggagggcgTGGGGGTGTTGCAGGAGATGCAGCCACTCATGTCGTCTCTGAAGCCCCCAGGTGCCGTGCCGCCGCCCCCGCCACCACTCAGCTCCGCCCCCGGCtccgggaggaggaggaacccCTGCGTGTACCTGAGGAATCTGGTGACTGTGCCGCCGCCGGGCAATTCTGAGTCACACAGCCGAGGCCCCACCCAGCTCTAACCACGCCCCCGAAAGGGCGGNNNNNNNNNNAGGAGCGGAGGGAAGTGGGATGAGAGGGGGAatggtgggaggagaggagggaaggagaggagggaggagaaggaggagaggaaggagaggagggaaggagggaggagaggagggaggagaggagggaaggagaggaggagaggaaggagaggagaggagggagggactTCATTTTTACTCCAATCAGATTTGTTCACCTTGAAAATGAGTgatctgattggacgagagtTGTCATGAGTGCTGATACAGAGAACAGAGACTTTAACTCCATGAATCACTGCAGCTGTTCTAATATTGTTGTTAACGTTATGTTAATGTTacgttaacgttacattaacgttagaTGTTACATGTGTGCAGACCCCGTGGTCGTCCCCGTGGAGtcggaggaggacagaggagaacaTTCAGACGCTGAGAAGGAGGAAGACGTCGGGATCACCTTCGTCGCTCGAAAGGCCGAGACGCCGAAACAACGGCCAAAGTCAGGTGAGATCACAcaatctgtgacatcatcatgacgTAACAGCTATGGGCGGAGCCAGCTCAGAAACACTACTGCACATACTCAGAGGGCAGAAAgacagtgtgtctctgtctcactgtctgtcttcagtcccAGCAGGCTGTCCCAGTCCATCAGCTGACCCCCCGTCCCCCCCCAGTGAAGACAGCCACCTCCCGTGGAAAGGCGGCGTTGGCTCTCCTCCGCCCTGCGTGTCGGTGGAGGCCACAAAGATCATCCCCGTGGACCTCCAGCAGGCCTGGAACCAGAGCATCTCCTCCCTGGAGAGCATTTCCTCGCCTCCCGCCCCCGCCGAGCCGGTCCACCCCCGCGTGAGCGCCCTCTCCAGGCTGGGAGGACCCCGCCCGGCCTCCTACACCCCGCCAGGCAGCATGGCGAGCAGCACCTCCTCTATCGGCGCTCAGGCATCGCAGTGCTCCTTCCATTACCccgagaagaagaaagaggaagaggaggaagaggaggagggcgTGGGGGTGTTGCAGGAGATGCAGCCACTCATGTCGTCTCTGAAGCCCCCAGGTGCCGTGCCGCCGCCCCCGCCACCACTCAGCTCCGCCCCCGGCtccgggaggaggaggaacccCTGCGTGTACCTGAGGAATCTGGTGACTGTGCCGCCGCCGGGCAATTCTGAGTCACACAGCCGAGGCCCCACCCAGCTCTAACCACGCCCCCGAAAGGGCGGAGCAGGAACTTCACTCCAGCACACGGTCACACCGTCCAATGAGAAAGCAGCTCACCAtgtccacttcctgtcctgcagctgctccatCCACATGGTTAGCAGATCGgctctgttctggttctggttctggttctccTGCAGACTGACTGCAGGGGTCACCTCAGAGGTCACCTTCTCATCCAATCACAGCCTGGACATcattggacttttattttgaaatgtttcttctgtctttcaTCGTGTGATGGTTGATTTCCTGTCAGTCAGCTGACGGGTCGACGGTTCTGTAGTTTTCTCTCATGTTCAGACTCAAACCAACAACACGTCTCACTGTCTGCGGCTCTCAGCTGTGAGCTCATTGGTTCCTGCTGAAGACGGTAATGTTACCTGACAGGTGAGCATCTCACGAATATCACTATGAAagtcagaacagaacagaagaagaagaagaacttgtTGGTTTGACTCTGAACATgttgaaacttttattttgaaagtcttcagtctttaggtCAGTAATCACTCAGACAGTTTGTCCTGCAGGTGGCGCTCTCTCACTGAcattctgttttattaaaacGTGGATCGGATTTTTGTAGCTGAATGTAGTAATAAACTGAAATCATCCATTAGTGACGTCTGTAAAGTTTACACACAGGTGTGAcatgcatcatcatcaccacaccTGACGTGAATAATCATGGTCACatcaaacattttgtaaaatctacagagtagtttattttgaaagaccaAAGTGTAACAAAGAGCATAATGAACatttatacagtctgtgtgtctttaCCTGTTTATACCTGTCgatacacctgtctgtctgtatacctgtctatacacctgtctgtctgtatacctgtcgatacacctgtctgtctgtatacctgtctatacacctgtctgtctgtatacctgtctatacacctgtctgtctgtatacctgtctatacacctgtctgtctgtatacctgtctatacacctgtctgtctgtatacctgtctatacacctgtctgtctgtatacctgtctatacacctgtctgtctgtatacctgtctatacacctgtctgtctgtatacctgtctatacacctgtctgtctgtatacctgtctatacacctgtctgtctgtatacctgtctatacacctgtctgtctgtatacctgtctatacacctgtctgtctgtatacctgtctatacacctgtctgtctgtatacctgtctatacacctgtctgtctgtatacctgtctatacacctgtctgtctgtatacctgtctatacacctgtctgtctgtatacctgtctatacacctgtctgtctgtatacctgtctatacacctgtctgtctgtatacctgtctatacacctgtctgtctgtatacctgtctatacacctgtctgtctgtatacctgttgatacacctgtctgtctgtatacctGTCTATAGCTGCCTTACTCTGCTGtccctgtgtttctctgtctgtgtctcccgTGCTGCCTTCATGTTCAGCTTAAAGTCGCCTGTCATGACATCGCGACACGTTTCAGGTGCTGTGATCTGcccgtgctgcgttcaggtcaCGTcggacagcagacagcaggtcgGTTTTATCCTGATGATGAACTCGCTAATGAAACATTGTAATTAAAGTTACAAAaaattaattacaaaaacatcCACCTGAcgtgaacacaacacaaagcagcGCCACCAGTCATTCAACATTTAAACCAATGAAGTTCaagaaactattaaaaacaacttcagGTCACATTAGCTTcacgtgttgtttctgtctcttcacatgtttctgtctcttcacatgttgtttctgtctcttcacatattgtttctgttctagtgttgtttctgtctcttccggttgtttctgtctctttcacatattgttctgtctcttcagtgttgtttctgtctctcacgttgttgtttctgtctcttcacatgttgtttctgtctcttcacattgttgtttctgtctcttcacatgtgtgttttctgtcggTGTTCTGTCTCCAGGTTGTTTCGTCTTCATGTTCTCTCTACATTGTTTGTCTTCTTGTCTCTtcacagtgttgttttctgtctgtctcttcacctttgtttctgctttcacgtggggttttttgttttctgtctctttcacatGTTTGTTTCGGTCCTTCACGtggttgtgtttctgtccttcACGTGTTTGTTTCTCGTCTCTCCTCAATGTTgctgtctcttcacatgttgttttcttctcgtcactgttgtttctgttcttcccatgttgttttctgtctcttcacatgtttctgttctcttcacatgttttgtctttcttcatgtgtttgtttttgtctcgtCACGTGGTTGTTTCTGTTCATcacgtgttgtttctgtctcttacaCATGTTTCTTCTCTCACAGTtggtgtttctgtctcttcaacTGTGTTGTTGTCTGGTCTTCACGTGGTTCTTTTATGTCTGCACATGTTGTTTCGTCTCTTTCCAcatgttttgtctcttcacaTTTGTTGCTGTCTCTTCacgtgtttgtttctgtctcttcacgtttgtttctgtttcttccaCATGTTGTTTCGTGTCTCTTatggttgttttctgtctcgtcaactgttttatgtctctttgtttcgttcatttgtcttttcttcacgtttctgtttcttcacgtgttgtttctgtcctgtcacgtgttgtttctgtctcttcaatgttgtttctgtctctttcacatgtttctgttcttcacgttgttgtttctgtctccttcactgtttctgtctcttcacaatgtttttgtctcttcacatgttgtttctgtctttcacatgtttctgttttcttcaccctgttgttctgtctcttcacatgtgtttctgtctctcacgtgttgtttctgtctctttccacaTGTTCTGTCTCTTCAACCTGTTTCTGTCTTCTTAGTGTTGTTTCGtctcacatttgttttgtttcttcacatgtttctgtctcttcacatgtttcGTCTCTTCACGTGTGTTCTGTCTCTTcaccttgttgttgtttctgtttcttcacatgttctgtctcttccttttcttgtttcttcacgtgttgtttctgtctttcacattttttctgttctttcacatgtttctgtctttcacatttgtttctgtctcttcacgtgttttttctgtctcttcacatgttgtttctgttctcttcacatgtctcctgtttttcacatgtgttttctgttctcttcacatgtgtttctgttctcttcACATGTTTCGTCCTTCACATTGTTGTTCCTGTCTCTTCAcatgtgtct
The Larimichthys crocea isolate SSNF chromosome VIII, L_crocea_2.0, whole genome shotgun sequence genome window above contains:
- the LOC109142340 gene encoding sodium/hydrogen exchanger 5, whose product is MCADPVVVPVESEEDRGEHSDAEKEEDVGITFVARKAETPKQRPKSVPAGCPSPSADPPSPPSEDSHLPWKGGVGSPPPCVSVEATKIIPVDLQQAWNQSISSLESISSPPAPAEPVHPRVSALSRLGGPRPASYTPPGSMASSTSSIGAQASQCSFHYPEKKKEEEEEEEEGVGVLQEMQPLMSSLKPPGAVPPPPPPLSSAPGSGRRRNPCVYLRNLVTVPPPGNSESHSRGPTQL